Proteins found in one Sesamum indicum cultivar Zhongzhi No. 13 unplaced genomic scaffold, S_indicum_v1.0 C00970, whole genome shotgun sequence genomic segment:
- the LOC105155255 gene encoding UDP-glycosyltransferase 86A1-like, producing the protein MAENRGKPHAIMISVPYQGHINPFVNLALKIASKGFSITFVHFEFVHHRLSKAHHLHCNKTQVDIFSEARESGLDIRYTTISDGFPLEFDRDANYEEFWGRVLHEFPSRVDEFVRKTIKSDPYLLHFLVADTVFSWPATIAEKYNLVNVSLWTEPALVFTLAYHVDLLIENGHFPCKVNNIHEEVNYVPGVKSISTRDLISVSMESAQGYNYTMLESVFMAFEQVKKADFILHNTVHELEAETLSVLNKYQPNYAIGPINFFKNLPTYTVSKSLWSESDCS; encoded by the exons ATGGCTGAGAATCGCGGCAAGCCCCACGCTATCATGATCTCTGTCCCATACCAGGGCCATATTAACCCCTTCGTCAATCTAGCCCTCAAGATTGCTTCAAAGGGCTTTTCCATCACTTTTgttcattttgaatttgttcacCACAGGTTGTCTAAAGCCCACCATCTCCATTGCAATAAAACCCAAGTCGATATCTTTTCTGAAGCACGGGAATCAGGTCTTGACATACGCTACACGACTATTAGCGATGGCTTTCCTTTGGAATTCGATAGAGATGCCAACTATGAAGAGTTCTGGGGAAGGGTACTGCATGAATTTCCATCTCGTGTTGATGAATTTGTCAGGAAGACAATCAAGTCTGATCCATATTTGCTCCATTTCCTGGTAGCTGACACTGTTTTTTCTTGGCCTGCAACCATTGCTGAGAAGTACAACCTTGTCAATGTCTCACTTTGGACTGAACCAGCGTTGGTTTTTACTCTAGCTTACCACGTGGACCTTCTAATAGAAAATGGTCATTTCCCATGTAAAG TTAACAATATCCACGAGGAAGTTAATTACGTGCCTGGAGTTAAGTCAATAAGTACAAGAGACTTGATTTCAGTTAGTATGGAATCGGCACaaggatataattatacaatgcTCGAATCTGTATTCATGGCGTTTGAGCAAGTGAAGAAGGCAGATTTTATACTACATAACACTGTGCATGAATTGGAAGCCGAAACACTGTCAGTTCTAAACAAATACCAGCCTAACTATGCAATTGGCcctattaacttttttaaaaatttgccCACATATACTGTCAGCAAGAGTTTATGGTCTGAATCAGACTGCAGCGA